The following coding sequences lie in one Thalassoglobus polymorphus genomic window:
- a CDS encoding HU family DNA-binding protein, which translates to MAKKAPAAQKPLTKTQLLNELTERTGMAKKDVISFLEVLEGMIEENLSAKGPGIFTLPGLLKIAKKTRKAQPAKKGINPRTGEEIMISAKPERKVVKVTALKKLKEMV; encoded by the coding sequence ATGGCGAAAAAAGCACCCGCCGCACAAAAGCCACTTACAAAAACCCAACTCCTCAACGAGTTGACTGAACGTACTGGCATGGCAAAAAAAGATGTGATCAGCTTCCTTGAAGTTCTTGAGGGAATGATCGAAGAGAACCTGAGCGCCAAAGGCCCAGGAATCTTTACTTTGCCAGGGTTGTTGAAAATTGCAAAGAAAACACGCAAAGCACAACCTGCCAAGAAAGGAATCAATCCTCGTACTGGCGAAGAAATCATGATCTCAGCGAAGCCTGAGCGTAAAGTTGTCAAAGTGACTGCTCTCAAAAAGCTGAAAGAAATGGTGTAA
- the hisI gene encoding phosphoribosyl-AMP cyclohydrolase, with protein sequence MNEPDFNKSELIPVIAQDESSGVVLMLAYMNREAYEETLKTKRVCYYSRSRQKLWRKGEESGNVQELNAIYFDCDADTLLVKVKQVGGAACHEGYQSCFFRRIDPDTKALTVEGERIFDPNEVYGNK encoded by the coding sequence GTGAACGAACCAGATTTCAACAAATCAGAACTAATTCCGGTTATCGCTCAGGACGAATCATCGGGTGTGGTTCTCATGCTGGCATACATGAACCGTGAGGCCTACGAGGAAACCCTCAAAACAAAGCGGGTCTGTTACTATAGTCGCAGCCGTCAAAAGTTGTGGCGTAAAGGTGAAGAGAGTGGCAATGTCCAGGAATTGAACGCCATCTATTTTGACTGTGATGCCGACACGCTTTTGGTCAAAGTGAAACAGGTTGGGGGCGCCGCATGTCACGAAGGTTACCAAAGTTGTTTTTTCCGCCGAATCGATCCAGACACAAAAGCTCTCACCGTTGAAGGTGAACGTATCTTCGATCCCAACGAGGTCTACGGTAATAAATAA
- the dnaA gene encoding chromosomal replication initiator protein DnaA: MCAQKGRKMLPDPSSIDQNIGAIRQLLQESLGNRRYQNWFGGTTKLELEGSELTIHVQGPYLVKWIQQQFGDELQRILLQVLGPAAEVRFEVGQEVRLSEIPEASAAEAQPVEALSRTTAQPHVAKKRKRGGRPRPLSDFVTGPSNELAVAAIHQLVHEPDSVAMLYLHSNVGNGKSHLLEATRLQLRKEDPQLKILSLTAEQFTNYFTQALSAKTLPSFRQKFRSADVLLIDDVDFLDGKKGIQDEFLHTLKQFESENRQVVVTSNRHPRLLGRTSEELVSRFVSGLVFRLEKPETETRQEIVRRHAIRQGAKFSEPVVEYIASRFLNNGRDLEGAVNILATWARMEKKTVTVSLAKRLLNRLERDCMKMIRIADIETAICTLFGIEEETLKSKTRKQSVSQPRMLAMYLSRTLTDAPYSEIGEYFGGRNHSTVMSAQKKVSEQLKLQETIRVASETWELKDLIDTLKDRIQAG; the protein is encoded by the coding sequence ATGTGCGCACAGAAGGGTCGCAAGATGCTGCCCGATCCATCATCGATAGATCAGAATATAGGCGCGATTCGGCAACTGTTGCAGGAATCGCTAGGCAACAGGAGGTACCAGAATTGGTTTGGCGGGACAACAAAATTAGAACTTGAAGGTTCAGAACTGACGATCCACGTCCAGGGTCCCTACCTGGTGAAATGGATCCAGCAACAGTTCGGAGATGAGCTCCAAAGAATCCTCTTGCAGGTCCTCGGCCCTGCTGCAGAGGTTCGCTTTGAAGTGGGACAGGAAGTCAGGCTTTCGGAAATCCCGGAAGCAAGTGCTGCTGAAGCCCAACCGGTTGAAGCTCTCTCTCGAACGACCGCTCAGCCCCACGTTGCGAAAAAACGCAAGCGTGGTGGTCGTCCGCGCCCACTGTCCGACTTCGTGACTGGCCCATCCAACGAACTTGCAGTTGCTGCAATCCATCAACTCGTTCATGAGCCCGATTCGGTCGCCATGCTGTACCTGCATTCCAATGTGGGGAACGGCAAGTCGCACCTGCTCGAAGCGACGCGACTGCAACTTCGTAAAGAAGATCCGCAACTGAAAATCCTCTCGTTGACAGCGGAGCAGTTCACGAACTACTTCACTCAGGCGCTCAGCGCAAAAACACTCCCGAGCTTCCGCCAGAAGTTCCGCAGCGCGGATGTTCTGCTCATTGACGATGTTGATTTTCTGGATGGGAAAAAAGGAATTCAGGACGAATTCCTGCACACACTCAAACAGTTCGAATCAGAAAACCGACAAGTCGTTGTCACCTCGAACCGCCACCCAAGATTGTTGGGGAGAACTTCGGAAGAGCTGGTCAGCCGATTTGTTTCAGGATTAGTCTTCCGCCTGGAGAAACCAGAAACCGAAACCCGCCAGGAGATTGTTCGTCGCCATGCGATACGACAAGGGGCCAAATTTTCTGAGCCGGTCGTGGAATACATCGCTTCGCGATTCCTGAACAACGGACGCGATCTTGAAGGGGCTGTTAACATTTTGGCCACTTGGGCTCGAATGGAAAAGAAAACGGTCACTGTCAGTCTGGCAAAGAGACTTCTCAACAGGCTTGAACGCGATTGCATGAAGATGATCCGGATTGCGGATATTGAAACGGCAATCTGCACGCTCTTTGGGATCGAAGAAGAAACGCTCAAATCCAAAACCCGAAAGCAGAGTGTTTCACAACCAAGAATGCTCGCCATGTACCTCTCCCGGACATTAACAGATGCTCCGTACAGCGAGATCGGCGAATACTTCGGCGGACGGAACCACAGCACGGTGATGTCTGCACAAAAAAAAGTCTCGGAGCAACTGAAGCTGCAGGAAACAATTCGGGTCGCGTCGGAAACCTGGGAACTGAAGGATTTAATTGATACCCTGAAGGATCGAATCCAAGCGGGGTAA
- the ispD gene encoding 2-C-methyl-D-erythritol 4-phosphate cytidylyltransferase, with amino-acid sequence MAKFAVILAAAGRSTRFGDSKRKKPFIDLNGKPVWLRAAEPFLAHKDVTQVIIVVSPDDLEWFKEKFRPNLAFMDIQVATGGDQRADSVQNALSLVNADVDYIAVHDAARPLITTDWIDAVFQEAQKSGAAIPAAPIRGTIKRASKGFIEETVPRTALWEAQTPQVFERKLLLDAYQQRDKFNATDEAQLIEKTGHAVSIVECSSMNIKITTKDDLRIAGALLNALPKKKTLRPLHPFADEKPDLFS; translated from the coding sequence ATGGCAAAGTTTGCAGTGATTCTCGCAGCTGCTGGTCGCAGTACTCGCTTTGGCGATTCGAAAAGAAAAAAGCCGTTCATTGATCTCAACGGCAAGCCAGTCTGGCTGCGTGCCGCCGAACCCTTTCTCGCTCACAAGGATGTCACCCAGGTCATCATTGTCGTCTCGCCTGATGACCTCGAATGGTTCAAAGAAAAGTTTCGCCCCAACCTCGCCTTCATGGATATCCAAGTGGCGACAGGGGGAGACCAACGAGCAGACTCAGTCCAGAATGCTCTCAGCCTCGTCAACGCAGACGTTGACTACATCGCTGTCCACGATGCCGCCAGACCGCTCATCACAACTGACTGGATCGACGCCGTCTTTCAGGAAGCTCAAAAGTCAGGAGCTGCGATTCCCGCAGCCCCCATCCGGGGTACCATCAAACGTGCCTCTAAAGGTTTCATCGAAGAAACAGTCCCACGGACCGCACTCTGGGAAGCCCAGACCCCACAGGTTTTCGAGCGAAAACTTCTTCTCGACGCCTACCAGCAAAGAGATAAATTCAACGCCACCGACGAAGCACAACTCATCGAGAAAACCGGCCATGCTGTTTCTATCGTGGAATGCTCGTCAATGAACATCAAGATCACCACTAAAGATGATCTCCGCATTGCCGGGGCCTTGCTCAATGCACTCCCAAAGAAAAAAACGCTACGTCCTCTACATCCATTCGCTGATGAAAAGCCAGACCTGTTCTCATAA
- a CDS encoding Gfo/Idh/MocA family protein produces the protein MPEQKKDSLSRRELLKTTGQVAAVTAIAGMTMPKAYADEDNTIQVALIGCGGRGTGAASNALSVQNGPIKLVAMADVFEGRLSTSHRALSGKHGEQIQVPEDSRHIGFEAYKQAMDKLRPGDVVILTTPLAFRWVHFTYAIEKGLNVFMEKPVTADGPSSRRMLDLNKKAKEKNLKVGVGLMCRHCEARGELFERIQDGQLGDLIHMRAYRMVGPTGSAFAPPNDGSLPEVMYQIKNFHGFLWASGGAFSDFLIHNIDETCWMKNAWPVEAKALGGRHYRGDFVDQNFDTYDVEYTFADGSKFFMQGRNMVGCHQEFASYVHGTKGSAIVSTSSHFPARSRIFKNQNMTKENQVWAYPDKEITPYQLEWDHLIAAIRDDSEYNEVERGVAASLVTSMGRMAAHTGQIITYDQMLNSEHEFAPNVDKMTPEGPAPVQVNEQGKYPIPMPGIIKAREY, from the coding sequence ATGCCCGAACAAAAGAAAGACTCGCTCTCACGGCGAGAACTCTTAAAAACGACCGGTCAGGTTGCGGCTGTCACTGCCATCGCCGGAATGACAATGCCCAAGGCTTACGCTGATGAAGACAACACGATCCAAGTTGCGTTGATTGGATGCGGGGGTCGCGGAACCGGTGCTGCTTCGAATGCTCTTTCAGTGCAGAACGGCCCGATCAAGCTCGTGGCGATGGCAGATGTTTTCGAAGGTCGCCTTTCGACGAGTCATCGCGCACTCTCCGGCAAGCACGGAGAACAGATTCAGGTTCCGGAAGACAGCAGACACATCGGCTTCGAAGCTTACAAGCAAGCGATGGACAAGCTTCGCCCGGGAGACGTTGTCATCTTGACGACCCCGCTGGCGTTTCGCTGGGTTCACTTTACCTACGCGATCGAAAAAGGTCTCAACGTCTTTATGGAGAAGCCAGTCACTGCGGATGGCCCATCTTCGCGAAGAATGTTGGATCTCAACAAGAAGGCAAAAGAGAAGAACCTCAAAGTTGGCGTCGGGCTGATGTGCCGGCACTGCGAGGCCCGAGGAGAACTCTTCGAACGGATTCAGGATGGCCAGCTTGGTGACTTGATTCACATGCGTGCTTACCGCATGGTCGGTCCAACTGGTTCCGCCTTTGCTCCGCCGAACGATGGATCACTTCCAGAAGTGATGTATCAAATTAAAAACTTCCACGGCTTCTTGTGGGCTAGTGGGGGAGCCTTCAGCGACTTCCTGATTCACAACATCGACGAAACCTGCTGGATGAAAAACGCCTGGCCTGTCGAAGCCAAAGCTCTCGGCGGTCGTCATTATCGTGGCGACTTCGTCGATCAGAACTTCGACACCTATGACGTGGAATACACTTTCGCAGACGGTTCAAAGTTCTTCATGCAAGGACGAAACATGGTTGGCTGCCATCAGGAATTTGCCAGCTACGTGCATGGAACGAAAGGCTCTGCCATCGTTTCGACATCATCACACTTCCCGGCCCGTTCACGAATCTTCAAGAATCAGAACATGACCAAAGAGAATCAGGTCTGGGCCTATCCCGATAAGGAGATCACACCTTACCAACTTGAATGGGATCACCTGATCGCTGCAATTCGTGACGACAGCGAATACAACGAAGTGGAACGTGGCGTTGCGGCGAGCCTGGTGACATCCATGGGACGCATGGCCGCCCACACCGGCCAGATCATTACCTACGATCAAATGCTCAACAGCGAACACGAATTCGCTCCGAATGTCGACAAGATGACCCCCGAGGGACCAGCCCCAGTTCAAGTCAACGAACAGGGTAAGTACCCGATTCCAATGCCGGGAATCATCAAAGCCCGCGAGTATTAA
- a CDS encoding phytanoyl-CoA dioxygenase family protein yields MDLAQTHHPISDLFPQPASPEEWEKYKLSDEQVQFFHEHGYVSGIRILDDRQLETLRKELSGLVQPDHEGSDLWYEYHTNESVDPNSVLFHALGAWRIRPGFHDILWNPAFTVPASQLLGGTVRMWHDQLFCKPAKHGGVVAWHQDYSYWTATEPMAHLTCWVGLDESTRENGCLHYIPGSHRWELLPITGLAGDMESIREVLSPEQVEEFQKPAAIELQAGECTFHHPLMVHGSFENKTEGPRRATVINVFKDGTRSAQDKMILDKTEAIPAGQKMEGAFFPILFDPEDTQLCFERD; encoded by the coding sequence ATGGACCTCGCCCAGACTCATCACCCGATCAGCGACCTTTTTCCTCAACCAGCATCACCAGAGGAATGGGAGAAGTACAAACTCAGCGACGAGCAGGTCCAGTTTTTTCATGAGCATGGGTATGTCTCCGGGATTCGTATTCTCGATGACCGGCAACTGGAGACGCTCCGTAAAGAACTTTCCGGACTGGTGCAACCGGACCACGAAGGTTCCGATCTCTGGTATGAATATCACACCAACGAGTCGGTCGATCCCAACTCTGTGCTGTTTCATGCACTGGGAGCATGGCGAATTCGACCGGGCTTTCATGACATTTTGTGGAACCCGGCTTTCACTGTCCCCGCCAGCCAACTCCTCGGCGGGACGGTACGAATGTGGCATGATCAGCTCTTTTGCAAACCTGCCAAACATGGTGGTGTCGTGGCGTGGCATCAAGACTATTCGTACTGGACCGCGACCGAACCGATGGCTCACCTGACGTGCTGGGTGGGCCTTGACGAGAGCACTCGAGAGAATGGGTGTCTGCATTACATCCCCGGCAGCCATCGCTGGGAACTGCTGCCGATCACAGGACTCGCAGGCGATATGGAATCGATCCGTGAAGTTCTCTCGCCGGAACAAGTCGAAGAGTTTCAAAAGCCGGCTGCCATCGAACTCCAGGCCGGAGAGTGCACATTCCATCACCCACTCATGGTCCACGGTTCTTTCGAAAACAAAACTGAAGGGCCTAGACGTGCAACAGTGATCAACGTCTTTAAAGACGGAACTCGCTCTGCCCAAGACAAAATGATCCTCGACAAAACCGAAGCCATCCCTGCCGGTCAAAAAATGGAAGGAGCGTTCTTCCCGATCTTATTCGATCCGGAAGATACTCAGCTTTGCTTCGAAAGAGACTGA
- a CDS encoding hydantoinase B/oxoprolinase family protein, giving the protein MSKQTRWQFWIDVGGTFTDCVACSPTGILKTYKTLSSGIVKGQIETCDLNSMTDSLRLGEPDRFWNGWKVTVFSKEDRSPVYSSTVQNYDSRTATLTLSTPLSSSVKPGDQYELQCSLEAPVICIRAILELPSGQPIPPVDIRMGTTRGTNALLERKGARTAFITTKGFADLLLIGNQDRPDLFDLNIKKPMPLYEVVIEAEERLAADGAILTPLNRLRIQEQLRELKASGIESVAIALLHAYRNSEHEEAIERIAREVGFKEVSRSSSVAATIKIVPRAETTVLDAYLTPILRQYVASIRDSLTPESTLKLMTSHGGLVDGSMFTGKDCILSGPAGGVVAFAKIAEAAGFQQAIGFDMGGTSTDVSRFGGAFEIERETTKAGVRIASPTLSIETVAAGGGSICSFDGIQLRVGPESAGANPGPACYGRGGPLTVTDSNVALGRVLPEQFPFPLDREAVNDRLTEICKQIEATTNIVYTPMELAAGFIDIANETMTRAIRKVSIQKGYNPQDHLLVSFGGAGGQHACAMAKSLGVQSILVHPFAGILSAYGMGLADVRKRQETTILQKLSEATLSLAEEAFQAMQEQLRLEIQGEGISESDILPAVRSLSLRYTGLDSSIEIPEPADGDYAAAYETQHEQLFGYRHRDRAIEITTANVELIGNISQLISTPAPQKSSQKQAGLSTKIWYGEKELEAALFLRERLSSDNMIPGPAILCDAGSTIWIEPGFTGRVQPDGAVLIEQTEVQEAQTMETQDNASVGEPDLILLEIFNNQFASIAEQMGFTLQRTSVSTNVKERLDYSCAIFSAEGNLVVNAPHIPVHLGAMGETVQTILRDCPDLNPGDVIITNDPYAGGSHLPDVTVVTPVHERQTGELLFLTASRAHHAEIGGITPGSMPPFSKNLAEEGVLIRQFKLVDGGVSQEDQLRALLESGPFPSRNVADNLADIAAQVAANKIGARLLLELIDSQGRETVLRYMKSIQETARKKMERALSGIENGKYFRKDYLDDGSPISVEITIDGSRATIDFSGTGPVLNSNLNANRAIVTAACMYVFRSLIEESIPLNSGVLEPLEIVLPECLLNPPAHQDPVHCAAMVGGNVETSQRVVDVLLGALGKAAASQGTMNNLTFGDETFGYYETICGGAGATADSPGASAVHTHMTNTRLTDVEVIEHRYPVRIQEFKIRDGSGGAGKNSGGDGIVRKFEFLEPLKVSLLTQRRGEFPPFGLAGGEAGSIGRNIFRKQGEERSLDVGGCVHLDVSSGDTLMIQTPGGGGFGASEVSG; this is encoded by the coding sequence ATGAGCAAACAAACCCGCTGGCAATTTTGGATCGACGTTGGAGGAACTTTCACGGATTGTGTCGCCTGTTCGCCGACAGGAATTCTGAAGACGTATAAGACCCTCAGCTCGGGGATTGTCAAAGGTCAGATCGAAACCTGCGATCTGAATTCCATGACAGATTCGCTTCGTCTCGGGGAACCAGATCGTTTCTGGAACGGTTGGAAGGTCACGGTCTTCAGCAAGGAGGATCGCAGTCCTGTTTACTCTTCGACGGTTCAGAACTACGACTCCCGCACAGCCACGCTGACACTTTCAACTCCACTTTCGAGTTCCGTGAAACCGGGGGATCAATACGAACTTCAATGTTCTCTGGAAGCTCCCGTGATTTGTATTCGTGCAATTCTCGAACTCCCGAGCGGTCAGCCGATTCCTCCGGTCGATATCCGAATGGGGACCACGCGGGGGACGAATGCATTATTGGAAAGGAAGGGGGCTCGGACAGCTTTCATCACCACGAAAGGCTTTGCAGACCTGCTGCTGATCGGGAATCAGGATCGTCCCGATCTGTTCGACCTGAACATCAAGAAGCCGATGCCTTTGTACGAGGTCGTAATAGAAGCAGAAGAGCGGCTCGCTGCCGATGGAGCAATTCTGACACCTTTGAATCGTCTCCGAATTCAAGAGCAACTCCGTGAGTTGAAAGCGAGTGGAATCGAATCGGTCGCCATTGCGTTGCTGCATGCGTATCGAAACTCCGAACATGAAGAAGCAATTGAACGAATCGCACGTGAAGTTGGCTTCAAAGAAGTGAGTCGATCCAGTTCGGTCGCAGCGACCATCAAAATTGTGCCCCGAGCGGAAACGACCGTTCTCGATGCCTACTTGACTCCGATCCTTCGGCAATACGTTGCCAGTATTCGTGATTCATTGACACCGGAAAGCACCCTCAAGCTGATGACTTCACATGGTGGGCTTGTCGATGGTTCAATGTTCACCGGGAAAGACTGCATTCTTTCCGGACCGGCAGGAGGCGTTGTTGCCTTCGCGAAAATTGCTGAGGCTGCCGGGTTCCAACAGGCGATCGGTTTTGACATGGGAGGAACAAGTACGGACGTCTCTCGTTTCGGTGGGGCATTTGAGATCGAACGTGAAACGACAAAAGCGGGTGTACGCATCGCTTCTCCAACGTTGTCGATAGAAACCGTTGCTGCCGGTGGAGGGAGTATTTGTAGTTTTGATGGAATTCAACTTCGAGTCGGTCCTGAAAGTGCCGGAGCAAATCCCGGCCCTGCCTGCTACGGTCGCGGTGGTCCTCTCACGGTGACAGATTCGAATGTTGCACTCGGTCGAGTCTTGCCAGAACAGTTTCCGTTCCCTCTCGATCGAGAAGCTGTGAATGATCGGCTCACGGAGATTTGCAAGCAGATTGAGGCGACTACGAACATTGTCTACACGCCGATGGAGCTGGCTGCGGGATTCATTGATATCGCCAATGAGACGATGACGCGTGCGATTCGAAAAGTGTCGATCCAGAAAGGCTACAATCCACAGGACCATCTGCTCGTCAGTTTTGGTGGAGCGGGTGGTCAGCATGCCTGTGCCATGGCGAAGAGTCTCGGAGTTCAGAGCATTCTGGTCCATCCTTTCGCTGGAATCCTGAGTGCGTACGGCATGGGGCTGGCGGATGTGCGGAAGCGGCAAGAGACGACGATTCTCCAGAAACTTTCCGAGGCAACTCTTTCGCTCGCTGAGGAAGCTTTCCAGGCCATGCAGGAACAACTGAGGCTGGAGATTCAGGGCGAAGGGATTTCAGAATCTGACATCCTCCCCGCTGTTCGGTCGCTCAGCTTGCGATACACCGGACTTGATTCGAGCATTGAAATTCCTGAACCAGCAGATGGTGACTATGCTGCTGCTTACGAGACGCAGCACGAACAACTCTTCGGCTATCGCCATCGTGATCGGGCAATCGAAATCACCACAGCAAATGTGGAATTGATCGGAAACATTTCGCAGCTCATCTCGACTCCGGCACCTCAAAAGTCTTCGCAAAAGCAGGCTGGCCTCTCGACTAAAATTTGGTACGGAGAAAAGGAACTGGAGGCTGCTCTGTTTCTTCGGGAGAGACTTTCGAGCGACAATATGATCCCGGGGCCAGCGATTCTCTGCGATGCCGGTTCGACGATTTGGATCGAACCCGGATTCACCGGTCGCGTTCAGCCGGATGGTGCGGTTCTCATTGAGCAGACTGAAGTTCAGGAAGCTCAAACAATGGAGACCCAAGACAATGCTTCAGTGGGCGAGCCAGATTTAATCTTGCTGGAGATTTTCAATAATCAGTTCGCTTCAATCGCAGAGCAAATGGGTTTCACTCTGCAGCGGACATCGGTTTCGACAAATGTGAAAGAACGGCTTGACTACAGTTGTGCAATTTTTTCAGCGGAAGGAAATCTGGTCGTCAACGCGCCGCACATTCCGGTGCATCTGGGCGCGATGGGAGAGACTGTTCAAACCATTCTGCGAGATTGTCCTGATCTCAATCCCGGTGATGTCATCATCACGAATGACCCTTATGCCGGGGGATCTCACCTGCCGGATGTGACCGTCGTCACGCCGGTTCACGAGAGGCAAACTGGTGAGCTTCTCTTTTTGACCGCAAGCCGAGCCCATCACGCAGAGATTGGCGGCATCACCCCGGGGAGCATGCCCCCCTTTTCGAAGAACCTCGCGGAAGAAGGGGTGTTGATCCGTCAATTCAAACTGGTCGATGGGGGCGTGTCACAAGAAGATCAACTTCGAGCACTGCTTGAGTCTGGTCCATTCCCGTCCCGGAACGTGGCTGACAATCTTGCAGACATTGCTGCCCAGGTGGCTGCTAATAAAATTGGTGCTCGACTTCTGTTGGAGTTGATCGATTCCCAAGGACGCGAGACTGTTCTGCGTTACATGAAATCGATTCAGGAGACCGCACGGAAAAAAATGGAGCGAGCGCTCTCCGGAATTGAAAACGGAAAATACTTCCGGAAAGATTATCTCGACGATGGCTCGCCGATCTCTGTTGAGATCACGATCGATGGTTCGCGGGCGACAATTGATTTCTCTGGGACCGGACCGGTACTCAACTCGAATCTGAATGCGAATCGTGCCATCGTCACGGCGGCCTGCATGTATGTGTTTCGAAGTCTGATCGAAGAGTCGATTCCGTTAAACAGTGGAGTTCTGGAACCGCTGGAAATTGTCTTACCAGAGTGTTTGCTGAATCCACCCGCTCATCAAGATCCTGTACACTGTGCAGCGATGGTCGGTGGAAATGTTGAAACGTCGCAGCGAGTTGTTGACGTCCTTTTAGGGGCTCTCGGCAAAGCGGCGGCCAGTCAGGGAACGATGAATAATCTGACGTTTGGTGACGAAACGTTTGGTTACTACGAAACGATTTGTGGGGGCGCAGGAGCAACTGCCGACTCGCCCGGAGCGAGTGCCGTTCATACACACATGACGAACACACGGCTGACAGATGTTGAAGTGATCGAGCATCGATATCCGGTGCGAATCCAGGAGTTCAAAATTCGTGACGGGTCAGGGGGGGCTGGAAAGAATTCTGGTGGCGATGGGATTGTTCGTAAGTTCGAGTTTCTCGAGCCACTGAAAGTCTCTCTGCTCACACAGCGTCGAGGCGAATTTCCCCCATTCGGTTTGGCTGGGGGAGAGGCGGGCAGCATCGGCAGAAACATCTTTCGCAAGCAGGGAGAGGAAAGGAGCCTCGATGTCGGCGGCTGCGTTCACCTTGACGTTTCCTCCGGCGACACGCTCATGATTCAAACCCCCGGCGGCGGTGGATTTGGGGCCTCGGAGGTATCAGGCTGA
- the hisG gene encoding ATP phosphoribosyltransferase, with protein MSDNLLKLGIPAGSLQDATAELFKKAGFNIKFSSRSYYPSIDDDEIECLLIRAQEMARYVENGILDAGITGFDWIQETQADVHEVSELVFSKVSRRPIRWVLCVPEDSEIQSVHDLEGKRIATEAVGMTKAYLEKHGVNAIVEFSWGATEVKPPRLADAIVEVTETGSSLRANDLRIVDEVLQSTTRLIANKTSMKDEWKSGKLKAIALMLQSCLAAEGKVGLMMNVRRSDLSKILDDLPALKDPTIASLADPDWVAVNTIIEKSVVRTIIPELIAAGANGIVEHPITKIID; from the coding sequence ATGTCTGATAACCTATTAAAACTTGGGATTCCAGCTGGAAGCTTGCAGGACGCGACCGCGGAACTGTTCAAGAAGGCCGGCTTCAACATTAAATTCTCTTCACGGTCGTACTACCCAAGTATCGATGATGATGAAATTGAGTGTCTTTTGATTCGTGCCCAGGAAATGGCTCGATACGTCGAGAATGGAATTCTCGATGCCGGCATCACCGGGTTTGATTGGATTCAGGAAACCCAGGCAGATGTGCATGAAGTCAGTGAGCTGGTCTTTTCGAAAGTCAGTCGACGACCAATCCGTTGGGTTCTGTGTGTCCCGGAAGATTCAGAGATTCAATCAGTTCATGATCTCGAAGGCAAACGGATCGCTACGGAGGCGGTCGGGATGACAAAAGCCTATCTGGAAAAGCATGGAGTCAACGCAATTGTCGAATTTTCATGGGGCGCGACCGAAGTGAAGCCACCCCGCCTGGCTGACGCCATCGTCGAAGTGACTGAGACAGGCTCTTCACTTCGCGCGAATGATTTGCGGATTGTTGATGAGGTTCTGCAAAGTACGACTCGACTGATCGCCAACAAGACTTCGATGAAAGATGAATGGAAATCCGGAAAACTGAAAGCGATTGCGTTGATGCTGCAGTCGTGCCTGGCAGCCGAAGGAAAAGTTGGTTTGATGATGAACGTTCGTCGATCTGACCTTTCCAAGATTCTCGATGACCTGCCTGCTCTCAAAGATCCCACAATCGCCTCGCTCGCAGATCCGGATTGGGTGGCTGTGAATACGATCATTGAAAAGTCAGTTGTTCGTACCATCATTCCAGAATTGATCGCAGCCGGTGCAAACGGAATCGTGGAGCACCCCATCACAAAGATTATCGATTAG
- the cysC gene encoding adenylyl-sulfate kinase, which produces MADQKATNVHWHDHRVSSDDRKKLKGQKSCVLWFTGLSGSGKSTIANTVDHKLAEMGKHTYLLDGDNIRMGLNKNLGFSAEDRTENIRRIGEVSKLFSDAGLITLTAFISPYREDRDAVRELLTDGEFVEVYVDASLETCEARDPKGLYKKARAGEIKGFTGIDAPYEAPEKAELVLDSNSKEIDDLADEVIAFLESKGYLSA; this is translated from the coding sequence ATGGCTGATCAAAAAGCAACAAACGTTCACTGGCACGACCACCGAGTTTCCTCTGATGACCGCAAGAAATTGAAGGGGCAGAAGAGTTGTGTCTTGTGGTTTACTGGCTTGAGTGGATCAGGAAAAAGCACCATCGCCAACACCGTTGACCACAAATTGGCGGAAATGGGCAAACACACTTACCTGCTCGATGGCGACAACATCCGCATGGGACTGAACAAAAACCTTGGTTTTTCAGCAGAAGACCGCACAGAGAACATTCGCCGCATCGGTGAAGTCTCCAAGCTGTTCTCCGACGCTGGTCTCATCACGTTGACAGCCTTCATTTCACCTTACAGAGAAGACCGCGATGCCGTGCGAGAGCTTTTGACTGACGGAGAATTCGTCGAAGTTTATGTCGACGCATCGTTGGAAACATGCGAAGCAAGAGACCCTAAAGGTCTTTACAAAAAAGCCCGTGCTGGCGAAATCAAAGGCTTCACAGGGATTGATGCTCCTTACGAAGCTCCCGAAAAAGCAGAGCTGGTTCTCGACTCGAATTCTAAGGAAATCGACGATCTTGCCGACGAAGTTATCGCCTTCCTGGAGTCCAAAGGATACCTGTCTGCGTAG